Proteins encoded together in one Planctomyces sp. SH-PL14 window:
- a CDS encoding penicillin-binding protein activator LpoB: protein MQRRQFVLSLVGGLASATLMNVGCRGRQVAHVLKEDDQDMVGSHAAGAETWKPLVETAMAQLLARQVDDIRMTSAEDPASTDFGKKRICFVGIENKSSEEVGDFKEQIYDHIDTLISQSDSFKAVHRRYIEAGLEGCGLRVDDLFKPANQRAFRESMERINHPFDYLMYAKITSGTTQNNKSSQKDYQLVLEVIDIHTGDFDKESATIRKGYHKTGLGKLKNYGAG, encoded by the coding sequence ATGCAACGTCGTCAATTCGTTCTGTCGCTCGTCGGTGGACTCGCCTCCGCCACTCTCATGAACGTCGGCTGCCGCGGACGGCAGGTCGCGCACGTGCTCAAGGAAGACGACCAGGACATGGTCGGCAGCCACGCCGCCGGGGCCGAGACCTGGAAGCCGCTCGTCGAGACCGCCATGGCCCAGCTCCTGGCCCGGCAAGTGGACGACATCCGCATGACCTCGGCCGAAGACCCCGCTTCCACCGACTTCGGCAAGAAGCGGATCTGCTTCGTCGGGATCGAGAACAAGAGCTCCGAAGAGGTCGGCGACTTCAAGGAGCAAATTTACGACCACATCGACACGCTCATCAGCCAGTCGGACTCGTTCAAGGCGGTCCACCGCCGGTACATCGAAGCGGGTCTCGAAGGGTGCGGGCTGCGGGTCGACGACCTGTTCAAGCCGGCCAACCAGCGGGCGTTCCGGGAGTCGATGGAGCGGATCAACCATCCGTTCGACTACCTGATGTACGCCAAGATCACGTCGGGAACGACGCAGAACAACAAGAGCAGCCAGAAGGACTACCAGCTCGTCCTGGAAGTCATCGATATCCACACCGGCGACTTCGACAAGGAGAGCGCCACGATCCGCAAGGGCTATCACAAGACGGGCCTCGGCAAGCTCAAGAACTACGGGGCGGGTTGA
- a CDS encoding COG3014 family protein, with amino-acid sequence MNRLASLLPLLGLAMSLGVSGCASHGERVHVLRQEFYSGDLATAETHVDQLLEKPKHDKDVLELDRAMVLLSSGRPKEAEQIMRTVRNHFDEFEQKDIGEISLSLLTDDNRRAYAGEDYEKILIRAFLALSNLMHDGGDANAYSLQITQKQEQIRERLEEERDKEKEGEKKEIPAIPQVALGPYVRAMLAEERRLDYDDVIRARTQVCAFEPGFRFGQADLERAEHSVNAQPGHGVVYVFGLLGKGPTKVQVYDIPTQAALLVADQIVSATSKQSVPPTLAPVPVPKLVRRQNRIQALDVSIGGSSAGQSAMLVNIGEFAEKQYEATYPKVLAYAVARRVIKKGIVYAAKEGVQAQNAPGADIAMTLAGMAWEATEKADTRCWGLLPDQIHVFRVELPVGKHTLRLQPADRVGRFGLVESVEVEVREARNTYVLANFPDDRAIGKTLASGQAAASEGDSGAARLTLQ; translated from the coding sequence ATGAACCGTCTTGCCTCACTGCTGCCCCTCCTCGGCCTCGCGATGAGCCTGGGGGTTTCGGGCTGCGCGAGCCACGGGGAGCGGGTCCACGTTCTGCGGCAGGAGTTCTACTCCGGAGACCTGGCGACGGCGGAGACGCACGTCGATCAGCTCCTCGAGAAGCCGAAGCACGACAAGGACGTCCTCGAACTCGACCGGGCAATGGTGCTGCTGTCTTCGGGCCGACCGAAGGAAGCTGAGCAGATCATGCGGACGGTCCGCAATCACTTCGACGAGTTCGAGCAGAAGGACATCGGCGAGATCTCGCTCTCGCTCCTGACGGACGACAACCGTCGGGCCTACGCCGGCGAGGACTACGAGAAGATCCTGATCCGGGCGTTCCTGGCTCTCTCGAACCTGATGCACGACGGCGGCGATGCCAACGCCTACAGCCTGCAGATCACGCAGAAGCAGGAGCAGATCCGCGAGCGGTTGGAGGAGGAGCGGGACAAGGAGAAAGAAGGGGAGAAGAAAGAGATCCCCGCGATCCCGCAGGTGGCCCTCGGTCCTTACGTCCGCGCGATGCTGGCGGAGGAGCGGCGGCTTGACTACGACGACGTGATCCGGGCCCGGACGCAGGTCTGCGCCTTTGAGCCGGGTTTCCGGTTCGGGCAGGCGGACCTCGAGCGGGCGGAGCACTCCGTAAACGCTCAACCGGGACATGGGGTCGTGTACGTCTTCGGGCTGCTGGGGAAGGGCCCAACCAAGGTTCAGGTGTACGACATCCCGACACAGGCGGCGCTCCTGGTGGCGGACCAGATCGTCAGTGCGACTTCCAAGCAGTCAGTCCCGCCGACGCTGGCGCCGGTCCCGGTGCCGAAGCTCGTCCGGCGGCAGAACCGGATCCAGGCGCTCGACGTCTCGATCGGGGGAAGCTCGGCCGGGCAGTCGGCGATGCTGGTGAACATCGGCGAGTTTGCGGAGAAGCAGTACGAAGCGACGTATCCCAAGGTGCTGGCCTATGCCGTGGCCCGGCGGGTCATCAAGAAGGGGATCGTTTACGCCGCGAAGGAAGGGGTTCAGGCGCAGAACGCCCCGGGGGCCGACATTGCCATGACGCTGGCCGGGATGGCGTGGGAGGCGACCGAGAAGGCCGACACCCGCTGCTGGGGGCTGCTGCCGGACCAGATCCATGTCTTCCGCGTGGAACTGCCGGTGGGCAAGCACACGCTGCGGTTGCAGCCCGCGGACCGGGTGGGCCGATTCGGGCTGGTGGAGTCGGTCGAGGTCGAGGTTCGCGAGGCGCGGAACACGTACGTGCTGGCGAACTTCCCGGACGACCGGGCGATCGGGAAGACGCTGGCGAGTGGTCAGGCTGCGGCATCGGAAGGGGATTCCGGGGCCGCCCGTCTCACGTTGCAGTAG
- a CDS encoding HEAT repeat domain-containing protein: protein MTGKPNLLQTVRELRKKGRQLARQVEYELARLETTGIAPSSKTLAALAEFQSEFDRLVSVISSPNPIHSLLSMERMLVHSSTLGLVSRVIEPILALQHVDDSAFAPLADLQCNAVKLQREIKTGTVAPEVLETLTEGTHAWCRLLDLVATGDALGDALWNEYFDFVESTLGSGLAIAATRGKLRLPPRVKAFLIDGTPVGGSRDSLSAPRPEDLDPLLINRPTRQPVQETPQQQTIFDEAQVSGVNPAPGADDLSELDALEDPDGKRFLIEDDFDESSLDREVDDLPTFIGAGLAQLESAGDDDVDSGDSMIVPSEILTSRTSVSLPESHETAAVAGGATPEHSDEPRPCPKCGEDIFPAMARCRGCGLVLRTEPAAAPEPSTVSGLFRTAPAYAVDSSEFELPRKETPAASGAPVSAPAPLVASRSSGDSEFDEAGFVLPGTPAPVGNRTVGTSGGTAVLPAPTRQQIAAARTPAAEPAAPPAEPAPVASVAASAASGSSRASGTSAASGSRRSGVSSRSSGRSFQLKSGGQAAKLKTICDKCTADFAVSRSLEGQPVICPACGETTLAPMATTTSEVDMIAPGTDIDITLYTVREAIEQALEQKPVVAERSWEKPLTRSQWKNLSTAIEAITPATNPMECERAKPLFEMLGNSNDERAAELLRARYMDLPNNLKTEALKALERLRDPVAIPLVMRSLYEEKSPAVPVAIAALVSFGETRVVPALCLLAVAAPEHRERVLQAFAGFGESIVPHMAQLSEPAEPEAVRFVAFEALGRLQSVRAIPALSAGLKEGNKLIQRVAAEGLAYIRSKKVIRPLIEALQNPDELVRIHASAGLRDNPDPKSAKFLVRSLRDKSLDVRKNIVASMGLCGDESVVGSLKKFLVDPSREMVVVASEAIGRLGQNSAVPTLVKMLEEETASGEDKALIQRIFKALQVLKDRRSLVPLIGYLESTDPMIRRRAVEALGPIQDASARRALENALRSDRADEVRAAAALALGEQGQKHAIPALEAALSGSERVRINALQAIGLLQEKTSVPKVLTLLSDPGFRVRQAAANCLGAIKSPAAVPRLLEMVHDPDDSVRKSVFEALAALGEKRTEQELVGEIKPTRATNPAASTTMMLDTVSLPRPSSGSKRSSLAGLSDFAAGIFGTPWATLQELGPKKIASIASAVAVLGVAVVFFNVQGSGLPPYRRAYVEATSISPDGAWAATGRTSQGVEIWNTASKSVADYNPQLPNRFVTFGASPELLYCVGQNNVVKATLAQGRVSNATDLGTHDDNILKFCSTVNGQFFATTSGRSVRVWSTEQAKTTIEIPYGEGFSPDDVRGKDTSLRSVSISEDGSTVMVVTSTAGARVWQNGKLSDLKLAGKNRLVAGAIRLDGQALLLLDAKGMMTTHDMANGKLTGSIQSPSQARSGLYFLDSKRVLQTYANCVSAFDVTTGEEKKALFDLTKFDAVDLSADQSTVVAGDNEATPLYVIEVNGGALKSELDIKVRQ, encoded by the coding sequence GTGACCGGAAAGCCGAATCTGCTTCAGACCGTTCGGGAGCTCCGCAAGAAGGGGCGCCAGCTGGCGCGGCAAGTGGAATACGAGCTCGCGCGGCTGGAGACGACCGGGATTGCCCCGTCGTCGAAGACGCTGGCGGCGCTCGCCGAGTTCCAGTCCGAGTTCGACCGGCTCGTCTCGGTCATCAGCTCGCCGAACCCGATCCATTCGCTCCTCTCGATGGAGCGGATGCTCGTGCACTCCTCGACGCTCGGGCTGGTCAGCCGCGTGATCGAGCCGATCCTGGCGCTGCAGCACGTGGACGACTCCGCCTTCGCTCCGCTGGCGGACCTGCAATGCAACGCCGTCAAGCTCCAGCGGGAGATCAAGACCGGAACGGTCGCGCCGGAGGTCCTGGAGACGCTGACCGAAGGGACGCACGCCTGGTGCCGGCTGCTCGATCTCGTGGCCACGGGGGACGCGCTGGGGGATGCGCTCTGGAACGAGTATTTCGACTTCGTCGAATCGACGCTCGGGAGCGGGCTGGCGATCGCTGCCACCCGGGGGAAGCTGCGGCTTCCCCCGCGGGTGAAGGCCTTCCTGATCGACGGCACGCCGGTCGGCGGCTCCCGCGATTCGCTCTCCGCTCCGCGGCCGGAGGACCTCGATCCGCTGCTCATCAACCGGCCGACGCGACAGCCGGTGCAGGAGACGCCGCAGCAGCAGACGATCTTCGACGAGGCCCAGGTCTCGGGAGTCAATCCCGCGCCGGGAGCCGACGACCTGTCCGAGCTCGACGCCCTGGAAGATCCCGACGGGAAACGTTTCCTGATCGAGGACGACTTCGATGAATCGTCGCTCGATCGCGAGGTCGACGATCTCCCGACCTTCATCGGGGCCGGACTGGCACAACTCGAGTCCGCCGGCGACGACGACGTGGACTCCGGCGATTCGATGATCGTCCCGTCCGAGATCCTGACCTCCAGAACGTCCGTCTCGCTTCCGGAGTCTCATGAGACGGCCGCCGTTGCGGGGGGGGCCACTCCCGAGCATTCGGACGAGCCCCGGCCCTGTCCCAAGTGCGGCGAAGACATCTTCCCGGCGATGGCCCGCTGCCGCGGGTGCGGGCTGGTCCTCCGCACGGAGCCGGCGGCCGCGCCCGAGCCCTCGACCGTCAGCGGACTGTTCCGGACCGCTCCGGCGTACGCCGTCGACAGTTCCGAGTTCGAGCTTCCCCGCAAAGAAACGCCCGCCGCCAGCGGCGCTCCGGTCTCCGCCCCGGCGCCTCTCGTGGCCTCCCGGTCATCAGGCGACTCCGAATTCGACGAGGCCGGCTTCGTCCTTCCCGGAACGCCGGCCCCGGTTGGGAACCGGACGGTCGGGACCTCGGGCGGAACGGCGGTCCTGCCGGCTCCGACGCGGCAGCAGATCGCGGCGGCAAGAACTCCCGCGGCGGAGCCGGCGGCGCCCCCCGCCGAACCGGCTCCCGTGGCTTCCGTCGCGGCGTCCGCGGCCTCTGGATCGTCCCGCGCCTCGGGGACCTCGGCGGCGAGCGGGTCCCGGCGATCGGGGGTCTCGTCCCGGTCTTCGGGCCGTTCGTTCCAGCTCAAGAGCGGCGGCCAGGCGGCCAAGCTCAAGACGATCTGCGACAAGTGCACGGCGGACTTCGCGGTCTCCCGCTCGCTCGAGGGGCAGCCCGTGATCTGTCCCGCCTGTGGCGAGACGACGCTGGCCCCGATGGCGACGACGACGTCCGAAGTGGACATGATCGCCCCGGGAACCGACATCGACATCACCCTCTACACGGTCCGCGAGGCGATCGAGCAGGCCCTCGAGCAGAAACCGGTCGTCGCGGAGCGGAGCTGGGAGAAACCGCTCACGCGCTCGCAGTGGAAGAACCTTTCGACGGCGATCGAGGCGATCACCCCCGCCACGAACCCGATGGAGTGCGAGCGGGCCAAGCCGCTGTTCGAGATGCTCGGCAACTCGAACGACGAGCGGGCCGCGGAGCTGCTGCGGGCCCGGTACATGGACCTGCCGAACAACCTCAAGACCGAAGCCCTCAAGGCGCTCGAACGGCTGCGCGACCCCGTGGCGATTCCGCTCGTGATGCGGTCGCTCTACGAAGAGAAATCGCCCGCCGTGCCGGTGGCGATCGCGGCCCTCGTGAGCTTCGGCGAGACGCGGGTCGTCCCCGCCCTGTGCCTTCTGGCGGTCGCGGCGCCGGAGCATCGCGAGCGGGTCCTGCAGGCCTTCGCCGGATTCGGGGAGTCGATCGTTCCGCACATGGCGCAGCTCTCGGAGCCCGCGGAGCCGGAGGCAGTCCGCTTCGTCGCCTTCGAGGCGCTGGGGCGGCTGCAGAGCGTCCGGGCGATTCCCGCCCTCTCGGCGGGGCTCAAGGAAGGGAACAAGCTCATCCAGCGGGTTGCCGCCGAGGGGCTGGCGTATATCCGCAGCAAGAAAGTCATCCGTCCCCTGATCGAGGCCCTCCAGAACCCGGACGAGCTCGTCCGGATCCACGCGTCGGCCGGCCTGCGGGACAATCCCGATCCCAAATCGGCCAAGTTCCTGGTCCGTTCGCTGCGGGACAAGTCGCTCGATGTGCGGAAGAACATCGTGGCCTCGATGGGCCTGTGCGGCGACGAATCGGTCGTCGGATCGCTGAAGAAGTTCCTCGTCGACCCGAGCCGGGAGATGGTGGTCGTCGCCTCCGAGGCGATCGGGCGGCTCGGCCAGAACTCCGCGGTGCCGACCCTCGTCAAGATGCTGGAGGAGGAGACCGCCAGCGGAGAGGACAAGGCCCTGATCCAGCGGATCTTCAAGGCGCTACAGGTCCTCAAGGACCGCCGGTCCCTGGTGCCGCTGATCGGCTATCTTGAGTCGACCGACCCGATGATCCGCCGCCGCGCCGTCGAGGCCCTGGGCCCGATCCAGGACGCCTCGGCCCGCCGGGCGCTCGAGAATGCCCTCCGCAGCGACCGGGCCGACGAAGTCCGTGCCGCCGCAGCGCTCGCCCTGGGCGAGCAGGGGCAGAAGCATGCGATCCCGGCGCTCGAGGCGGCGCTCAGCGGCTCCGAGCGGGTGCGGATCAACGCCCTCCAGGCGATCGGGTTGCTGCAGGAGAAGACATCGGTTCCGAAGGTCCTGACGCTCCTGTCGGATCCCGGCTTCCGGGTGCGGCAGGCGGCTGCCAACTGCCTGGGGGCGATCAAGAGCCCGGCCGCGGTGCCGCGGCTCCTCGAGATGGTCCACGATCCGGACGATTCGGTCCGCAAATCGGTCTTTGAGGCGCTGGCGGCCCTGGGAGAGAAGCGGACGGAGCAGGAACTGGTCGGCGAGATCAAGCCGACCAGGGCGACCAACCCCGCCGCCAGCACGACGATGATGCTGGACACGGTTTCGCTCCCCCGTCCCTCCTCCGGCTCGAAGCGTTCATCCCTGGCGGGGCTGTCCGATTTCGCCGCCGGGATCTTTGGAACTCCCTGGGCCACCCTGCAGGAACTCGGTCCCAAAAAGATCGCCAGCATCGCCAGCGCCGTCGCGGTCCTTGGCGTGGCGGTGGTGTTCTTCAACGTGCAGGGCTCCGGCCTGCCTCCTTATCGCCGGGCCTATGTGGAGGCGACCTCGATCAGCCCCGACGGCGCCTGGGCGGCGACGGGCCGGACCTCGCAGGGGGTGGAGATCTGGAACACCGCCAGCAAGTCCGTGGCGGACTACAACCCGCAGCTCCCCAACCGCTTCGTCACCTTCGGGGCCTCGCCGGAGCTGCTCTACTGCGTCGGGCAGAACAATGTCGTGAAGGCGACGCTGGCTCAGGGCCGCGTTTCCAATGCGACCGACCTCGGAACGCACGACGACAACATCCTGAAGTTCTGCTCGACCGTGAACGGACAGTTCTTCGCCACCACGAGCGGCCGGTCGGTCCGTGTCTGGAGTACGGAACAGGCGAAGACCACGATCGAGATTCCTTACGGGGAAGGCTTCAGTCCGGATGACGTTCGCGGAAAGGACACGAGCCTCCGGTCGGTGTCGATCAGCGAAGACGGTTCCACGGTTATGGTGGTCACCTCGACTGCCGGAGCCCGTGTGTGGCAGAACGGAAAGCTGTCGGATCTCAAGCTGGCGGGGAAGAACAGGCTGGTCGCCGGGGCGATCCGGCTGGACGGGCAGGCGCTGCTCCTTCTCGACGCGAAGGGGATGATGACGACGCACGACATGGCGAACGGAAAGTTGACCGGGTCGATCCAGTCGCCGAGCCAGGCGCGGAGCGGGCTGTACTTCCTCGATTCCAAGCGGGTCCTGCAGACATACGCGAACTGCGTCAGCGCGTTTGACGTCACGACGGGCGAGGAGAAGAAGGCGCTGTTCGACCTGACGAAGTTCGACGCGGTGGACCTGTCGGCCGACCAGTCGACGGTGGTCGCGGGAGACAACGAGGCGACGCCGCTTTACGTGATTGAGGTGAATGGGGGAGCGTTGAAGTCGGAGCTCGACATCAAGGTCCGGCAGTAG
- a CDS encoding DUF1559 domain-containing protein, whose product MQRRFAKSSGRGGFTLIELLVVIAIIAILAAFLLPAVQRAREAARSAQCKSNLKDFGKAFFIRAETDPQGRLCTGAYDWKRDGNPALYGWVADVVNMGAGLPQQMLCPTNPLKGSEKLNDLIGATSTVGVTGSLPDGLTSRIDEDDPKKLVSGATTSLDAQTSGSAAAAIAVKAVLDAGYGTNYAAGWFFVRSGCKFAPGGVNQAVLASTDAKGLKGAVGALTLTDISSSPIPSSNVGLLGDAAAGDINEAVLTTDIPGFITAGTRLVESFNDGPAYWTGSKVSLLNNTPIIPEDWADDVLPTPTAAGSSSVGQLWLQDTRDWFAVHGSSGRGGTGNCLMADGSVKSMIDTNGDGFFNPGFNAVGGTNSTDGYTDATVELAPFDNYCGASIKKTDVIAKGKFE is encoded by the coding sequence ATGCAGCGTCGTTTTGCTAAGAGCAGCGGACGGGGTGGTTTCACCCTGATCGAACTGCTCGTCGTGATCGCGATCATCGCGATTCTTGCCGCGTTCCTGCTCCCGGCCGTTCAGCGGGCCCGCGAAGCCGCTCGCTCGGCTCAGTGCAAGAGCAACCTGAAGGACTTCGGCAAGGCGTTCTTCATCCGCGCCGAAACCGATCCGCAGGGCCGCCTGTGCACCGGTGCCTACGACTGGAAGCGCGATGGTAACCCGGCCCTCTACGGCTGGGTCGCCGACGTCGTCAACATGGGCGCTGGCCTGCCGCAGCAGATGCTCTGCCCGACGAACCCGCTCAAGGGTTCGGAGAAGCTGAACGACCTGATCGGTGCGACCAGCACCGTCGGTGTGACGGGCAGCCTGCCGGATGGCCTGACGAGCCGTATCGACGAAGACGATCCGAAGAAGCTCGTCTCGGGTGCCACGACTTCGCTGGACGCTCAGACTTCCGGCTCGGCCGCTGCCGCCATCGCCGTCAAGGCTGTTCTCGACGCCGGCTACGGCACGAACTACGCCGCCGGCTGGTTCTTCGTCCGCAGCGGTTGCAAGTTCGCCCCGGGCGGTGTCAACCAGGCGGTCCTCGCCTCGACGGACGCCAAGGGCCTCAAGGGTGCCGTCGGTGCGCTGACCCTGACCGACATCAGCAGCAGCCCGATTCCGAGCAGCAACGTCGGCCTTCTGGGCGACGCCGCTGCCGGGGACATCAACGAAGCCGTTCTCACGACCGACATCCCGGGCTTCATCACCGCCGGAACCCGCCTCGTTGAGTCCTTCAACGACGGCCCGGCCTACTGGACCGGCTCGAAGGTCTCGCTGCTCAACAACACGCCGATCATTCCGGAAGACTGGGCGGACGACGTCCTCCCGACCCCGACCGCCGCTGGTTCCAGCTCGGTCGGCCAGCTCTGGCTGCAGGACACCCGCGACTGGTTCGCGGTTCACGGCAGCTCGGGCCGGGGCGGCACGGGCAACTGCCTGATGGCGGACGGCTCGGTCAAGTCGATGATCGACACCAACGGTGACGGCTTCTTCAACCCCGGCTTCAACGCCGTGGGCGGAACGAACAGCACCGACGGCTACACCGACGCGACGGTCGAACTCGCTCCGTTCGACAACTACTGCGGTGCGAGCATCAAGAAGACGGACGTCATCGCCAAGGGCAAGTTCGAGTAA
- a CDS encoding serine/threonine protein kinase, with protein sequence MTSPTTSGPLASSTDLSGQTIAGGRYHVDRKLGTGSMGHVFLAHDVNLETEVVVKVPTLARLENEEFRTRFLQESRVLVKLGHPHIVRILDVGEFKAVPYFVMQYIGGGSLDDRIYDSANEGPGQSPDEVADWLPRVAGALDFVHMRGFIHRDVKPANILFDEFGHAYLSDFGLSRFTSPDEQNSRMTAAGAVVGTPNYVAPEVVLGQKYAGHADQYSLAMMVYEALTGVVPLEGPSPSATMVNQTSKMPPAPSKHNAALSPEVDAVLLRALSKGPLKRYPNCLEFSNAFLEAAGLTSAGSGAQKRSGERATAGTTPAPPSKIPARPASTRSTVTSAGDTQISVPVQRYSVKKTTKIKRDGTGSCPKCSHELKLRHKHAGQKGQCVKCRGLLVITRDLKEVKHVVINRRAGQSNLSESDFALRLGTELFGWKLPLIAALVIAVVMTGIILSSVSFVSVQANRDLDKEKADKMGTQKVGTEGR encoded by the coding sequence ATGACTTCGCCAACGACCAGCGGCCCTCTGGCTTCCTCCACCGATCTCAGCGGCCAGACGATCGCGGGGGGGCGGTACCATGTGGACCGCAAGCTCGGTACGGGGAGCATGGGGCACGTCTTCCTGGCTCACGACGTCAACCTCGAGACCGAAGTCGTGGTCAAGGTGCCGACGCTGGCGCGGCTCGAGAACGAGGAGTTCCGGACCCGGTTCCTGCAGGAGTCCCGCGTCCTCGTCAAGCTCGGCCATCCGCACATCGTCCGGATCCTCGACGTCGGCGAATTCAAGGCCGTCCCCTACTTCGTGATGCAGTACATCGGCGGAGGGAGCCTCGACGACCGGATCTACGACTCCGCCAATGAAGGGCCGGGACAGTCTCCGGACGAGGTCGCCGACTGGCTGCCGCGGGTCGCGGGGGCGCTCGACTTCGTCCACATGCGGGGCTTCATCCATCGGGACGTCAAGCCGGCCAACATCCTCTTCGACGAGTTCGGCCACGCGTACCTGAGCGACTTCGGGCTCTCCCGCTTCACGAGTCCGGACGAGCAGAACAGCCGGATGACGGCGGCCGGCGCCGTCGTCGGGACTCCGAACTACGTGGCCCCCGAGGTGGTCCTGGGCCAGAAGTACGCCGGGCACGCCGACCAGTATTCTCTGGCGATGATGGTCTACGAGGCGCTGACCGGGGTGGTGCCGCTCGAAGGGCCCAGTCCCTCCGCCACGATGGTGAACCAGACGTCGAAGATGCCGCCGGCCCCCTCGAAGCACAACGCCGCTCTGTCCCCGGAGGTCGACGCCGTCCTCCTCCGGGCCCTCTCCAAGGGGCCGCTGAAGCGCTATCCCAACTGCCTGGAGTTCAGCAACGCCTTCCTGGAGGCGGCGGGGCTCACCTCGGCGGGCTCGGGGGCTCAGAAGCGGAGCGGCGAGCGAGCGACGGCCGGGACCACTCCGGCTCCCCCTTCCAAGATCCCTGCGCGGCCCGCCTCGACCCGCAGTACCGTCACCAGCGCCGGAGACACGCAGATCTCCGTGCCGGTCCAGCGTTACAGCGTCAAGAAGACGACCAAGATCAAGAGGGACGGCACGGGGAGCTGCCCCAAGTGCTCGCACGAGCTGAAGCTCCGCCATAAGCACGCCGGCCAGAAGGGACAATGCGTCAAGTGCCGTGGCCTTTTGGTCATCACGCGGGACCTGAAGGAGGTCAAGCACGTCGTCATCAACCGGCGGGCCGGGCAGTCCAATCTCAGCGAGTCCGATTTCGCCCTGCGGCTGGGGACGGAGCTGTTCGGCTGGAAGCTGCCGTTGATCGCGGCTCTCGTGATCGCCGTGGTGATGACCGGGATCATTCTCTCCTCGGTCTCGTTCGTCAGCGTTCAGGCCAATCGGGACCTGGACAAGGAGAAGGCGGACAAGATGGGGACGCAGAAGGTGGGCACGGAAGGGCGCTGA
- the rffA gene encoding dTDP-4-amino-4,6-dideoxygalactose transaminase: MSGIPFNRPFIAGKELFYVAQAVTFGNIAGDGHFTKACSRLLEDRFDIHRVLLTPSCTASLEMAAMLCGLGPGDEVIMPSYTFVSTASAVARVGAKPVFVDIRPDTLNLDESLIEEAITPRTKAIFPVHYAGVGCEMDRILSIARAHGLRVVEDAAQGVNSRYNGKALGAIGDLGCYSFHETKNYICGEGGALCINDPELLEQAEIIRDKGTNRQKFFRGDVDKYTWVAVGSSYVPSEICSAFLYGQLEMLDAIAERRREIYREYRRRLKPLAAEGLLRIPYVPEDCDSNYHMFYVILPTAEQRDGLLEAMRRRGIHAVFHYVPLHSSPMGRQLGGDRSLPVTEDLSARLIRLPFYHGITPQEQSAVIDLVIEFAERRAPVAAVSVTA, encoded by the coding sequence ATGTCCGGAATCCCGTTCAACCGCCCGTTCATCGCCGGCAAGGAGCTCTTCTATGTCGCCCAGGCAGTGACCTTCGGGAACATCGCCGGCGACGGGCACTTCACCAAGGCCTGCTCGCGCCTGCTGGAAGACCGTTTCGACATCCACCGCGTCCTGCTGACCCCCTCCTGCACCGCCTCGCTTGAAATGGCGGCGATGCTCTGCGGCCTCGGCCCCGGGGATGAGGTCATCATGCCTTCCTACACCTTCGTCTCGACCGCCTCGGCCGTGGCCCGCGTCGGGGCGAAGCCGGTGTTCGTCGACATCCGGCCCGACACGCTCAACCTCGATGAGTCGCTGATCGAAGAAGCGATCACCCCCCGGACCAAGGCGATCTTCCCCGTCCACTACGCGGGAGTCGGCTGCGAGATGGACCGGATCCTCTCAATCGCCCGGGCCCACGGCCTCCGCGTGGTGGAGGACGCCGCCCAGGGAGTCAACTCCCGCTACAACGGCAAGGCGCTGGGGGCAATCGGCGATCTCGGCTGCTACAGCTTCCACGAGACCAAGAACTACATCTGCGGCGAGGGGGGAGCCCTCTGCATCAACGATCCTGAGCTCCTCGAACAGGCGGAGATCATCCGCGACAAGGGGACGAACCGGCAGAAGTTCTTCCGCGGCGACGTCGACAAGTACACGTGGGTCGCGGTCGGCTCATCCTACGTCCCGAGCGAGATCTGCTCCGCCTTCCTGTACGGCCAGCTCGAGATGCTCGACGCCATCGCCGAGCGGCGGCGGGAGATCTACCGGGAGTACCGGCGGCGACTCAAGCCGTTGGCGGCGGAAGGGCTGCTGCGGATCCCGTACGTCCCGGAGGACTGCGACTCGAACTATCACATGTTCTACGTGATCCTCCCGACCGCGGAGCAGCGGGACGGCCTCCTGGAGGCGATGCGACGCCGGGGGATCCACGCCGTCTTCCACTACGTTCCGCTCCACTCCTCGCCGATGGGCCGCCAGCTGGGCGGGGACCGGTCGCTGCCGGTGACCGAGGACCTGAGCGCCCGCCTGATCCGGCTGCCGTTCTACCACGGGATCACTCCGCAGGAGCAGTCGGCCGTGATCGATCTCGTGATCGAGTTCGCCGAGCGCCGGGCGCCTGTCGCCGCGGTGTCCGTCACGGCGTGA